From Candidatus Binataceae bacterium, a single genomic window includes:
- a CDS encoding DUF1015 domain-containing protein: MSAAQARVEPFRGFLFNPKIAGDLTKLVAPPYDLIGTERQNELYDRSPYNIIRLEYGREADRYSSAKTTLDQWIRTGVLSRPERASIYQYTQRFEHAGGRFTRTGYVLRFRLEEFGQGRVLPHERTFPAAKEDRLRLLTMIETNTSSIFGLYTGNHAELEQLGESVKARAPLFSVRDDLGIDNELRVIDGATEIATLQRALEKPLVLIADGHHRYETALNYQRARRAGEQASGTRPYDFTLMTLVSCNDPGLVILPTHRVVKALDPSALASFETRAKEIFEVTRISDSRELLANLARRGHGGLAVALKGAGNFLLALRDRAALDAALPDAPREVRELDVSILHALVFDRIFGIKADEVRKGGNIEYTIDSAGAYAAVAEGRADGAFLMNPPTIDDVERVSLAGATMPQKSTYFFPKLLTGLVMNPLCD, from the coding sequence GTGAGCGCGGCTCAAGCCCGCGTCGAGCCTTTCCGCGGCTTCCTCTTCAATCCGAAAATTGCCGGCGATCTGACGAAGCTCGTCGCCCCGCCCTACGACCTTATCGGCACCGAGCGGCAGAACGAGCTCTACGATCGCAGCCCCTACAACATTATCCGGCTCGAATACGGCCGCGAGGCCGATCGCTATAGCTCCGCGAAGACGACCCTCGACCAATGGATCCGCACGGGGGTGCTGTCGCGTCCCGAGCGGGCCTCCATTTACCAGTACACGCAGCGCTTCGAGCACGCCGGAGGTCGCTTCACGCGCACCGGCTACGTGCTGCGCTTTCGCCTCGAGGAATTCGGCCAGGGGCGAGTGCTTCCGCATGAGCGGACGTTTCCTGCCGCCAAGGAAGATCGGCTGCGCCTGCTGACCATGATCGAAACCAACACCAGTTCGATTTTCGGGCTCTACACGGGAAATCATGCTGAATTGGAGCAGCTCGGCGAATCAGTCAAAGCGCGCGCTCCCCTGTTTTCGGTGCGCGACGATCTCGGAATCGACAACGAGCTGCGCGTTATCGATGGCGCCACTGAGATCGCGACGCTTCAACGGGCGCTGGAGAAGCCGCTCGTGCTGATCGCCGACGGGCACCATCGCTACGAGACGGCGCTCAACTATCAGCGCGCGCGCCGTGCTGGCGAGCAGGCGAGCGGAACGCGTCCCTACGACTTCACGTTGATGACGCTAGTATCGTGCAACGACCCGGGGCTCGTGATCTTGCCGACGCATCGCGTGGTGAAAGCGCTCGATCCATCGGCGCTGGCGTCGTTCGAAACACGCGCGAAAGAGATCTTCGAGGTAACGAGGATCTCCGACTCTCGCGAGCTGCTCGCGAATCTTGCGCGGCGCGGACACGGCGGACTCGCCGTCGCCCTCAAAGGCGCCGGCAATTTTCTTCTCGCCCTTCGCGATCGCGCCGCGCTAGATGCCGCCCTGCCCGATGCTCCGCGCGAGGTGCGCGAACTCGACGTATCGATCCTGCATGCGCTCGTGTTCGATCGGATTTTCGGCATCAAGGCCGACGAGGTCCGCAAAGGCGGGAACATCGAGTACACGATCGATTCCGCGGGCGCATACGCTGCCGTCGCTGAAGGTCGCGCCGACGGCGCGTTCCTCATGAATCCGCCGACCATCGATGACGTCGAGCGGGTGAGCCTCGCGGGCGCGACGATGCCGCAGAAGTCGACCTACTTTTTTCCCAAGCTGCTCACCGGGCTCGTGATGAATCCGCTTTGCGACTGA
- a CDS encoding peptidase E — protein sequence MPESHIVAMGGGGFSMEPENPLLDDFVLGLARRRKRPRVCFLGTASGDSDTYVRRFHEAFSPSRADATHLRFFERTVRDLRAFLLEQDVIYVGGGSTANALAIWRLHRLDRILRAAWHSGVVMTGISAGAICWFEDGLTDSFGMPYRALNEGLGFIRGACCPHYDGEPARRAVLRRLVARGFKSTYAADDGVALHFVGSRLKEAVSSRPKARAFRVHRRGTEVLETPIPVRYLGQWS from the coding sequence ATGCCTGAATCGCACATTGTCGCCATGGGAGGTGGCGGGTTTTCGATGGAGCCCGAGAATCCGCTCCTGGATGATTTTGTCCTCGGCCTGGCGCGGCGGCGTAAGCGCCCGCGCGTATGCTTTCTCGGCACCGCCAGCGGCGATAGCGATACCTACGTGCGCCGCTTCCACGAGGCGTTTTCGCCTTCGCGCGCCGACGCGACGCACCTGCGATTCTTCGAGCGCACGGTCCGCGATCTGCGCGCCTTCCTCCTCGAGCAGGATGTCATCTACGTCGGAGGAGGCTCGACCGCGAATGCGCTCGCGATATGGCGTCTGCACCGCCTCGATCGAATCCTGCGCGCGGCATGGCACAGCGGCGTCGTGATGACCGGAATCAGCGCGGGCGCGATCTGCTGGTTCGAGGATGGCCTCACCGATTCATTCGGCATGCCCTATCGCGCACTCAACGAGGGCCTCGGCTTCATCCGCGGCGCATGCTGCCCGCATTACGATGGCGAGCCAGCGCGCCGAGCCGTTCTTCGCCGCCTCGTGGCGCGCGGATTCAAATCGACCTACGCGGCGGACGACGGCGTTGCTCTGCATTTCGTCGGATCGCGATTAAAAGAAGCCGTCTCATCGCGCCCAAAAGCGCGCGCATTCAGAGTGCATCGCCGCGGCACCGAAGTCCTCGAAACGCCGATCCCGGTGCGCTATCTCGGCCAGTGGTCGTGA
- a CDS encoding histidine phosphatase family protein yields MTTATQRSRLILVRHGETEGESSIRYHGRTDVALSDLGRQQLRAARDEIIRRHGPARFDHVFASPLIRAIEGARIVGGDPATIVTINDFAEVHFGRFEGLTAEEICERYPQDYAQWNADRLAPTYTYPGGESRTAFAERVDRGVDQMLAHWRVETNSTASHALVVAHRGVIRQIVRRLTGAQPNVELGSIQVLEFEGQWHPLALDVIEHLI; encoded by the coding sequence ATGACCACGGCCACGCAGCGCTCGCGGCTAATCCTCGTCCGCCACGGCGAGACCGAGGGCGAATCGAGCATCCGCTATCACGGCCGCACCGACGTCGCATTGTCAGACCTTGGCCGCCAGCAATTGCGCGCCGCCCGCGATGAGATCATCCGCCGCCACGGCCCCGCGCGGTTCGATCACGTTTTCGCAAGCCCCCTTATCCGCGCGATCGAAGGCGCGCGAATCGTCGGCGGCGACCCCGCAACGATCGTCACGATCAACGATTTTGCAGAAGTCCACTTCGGCAGGTTCGAAGGGCTAACCGCCGAGGAGATCTGCGAGCGCTATCCCCAAGACTACGCACAATGGAACGCCGATCGCCTTGCGCCGACGTACACGTATCCCGGCGGTGAAAGCCGTACTGCATTCGCCGAACGCGTCGATCGCGGCGTCGATCAGATGCTCGCGCATTGGCGAGTGGAAACGAACTCCACAGCCAGTCACGCGCTGGTCGTCGCGCATCGCGGCGTTATCAGACAAATCGTCCGCCGCCTAACCGGCGCGCAACCCAACGTCGAACTAGGGTCAATCCAAGTCCTCGAATTCGAGGGCCAATGGCATCCGCTCGCCCTCGACGTAATCGAGCACCTCATTTGA
- a CDS encoding CoA transferase, whose product MSKPLEGIKVVEIGQEIQGPFASLFLADMGADVVKVENKETGDLSRWMLTSLIGGPEVKNATVSHYFIAMNRGKRSITADLKKPAAIEMVRRMIKSYDVLVTNYRPGVLDRLGLGYEDARKLNPKIVYAQGSSWGPKGPWVTRPSRDTLAQAASGLMAKTGMPSDPPLAAGILVADHSGGLSLASGILAALFARERTGQGQRVDVSIYGTMIAMQGMEINYTSITGEEPERAGRGHQFLHGVWGAYRTRDGHICIAGVDEKRWPTFCKIMGIQHLEKDPAYSDNVVRNFHGEKIQAVLDEIFPTKTTAEWLKELNDADILVTEVVDYRSILKSEQARANGYLLPLDHPVAGKVLVTGTPVTVNGEVPSEAQAAPEHGQNTEEVLLELGYSWEEIGELRESGAV is encoded by the coding sequence ATGAGCAAACCACTTGAAGGAATCAAGGTCGTCGAGATCGGACAGGAAATCCAGGGGCCGTTCGCGTCGCTGTTCCTGGCCGACATGGGCGCCGACGTCGTCAAGGTCGAAAACAAGGAAACCGGCGACCTCAGCCGCTGGATGCTCACCTCGCTGATCGGCGGCCCCGAGGTCAAGAACGCAACCGTTTCGCACTACTTCATCGCGATGAACCGCGGCAAGCGCAGTATCACTGCAGATCTGAAGAAGCCGGCGGCGATCGAGATGGTGCGCCGTATGATCAAATCCTACGACGTGCTCGTCACCAACTACCGTCCCGGCGTTCTCGATCGCCTGGGCCTCGGCTACGAGGACGCGCGCAAGCTGAATCCCAAAATCGTCTATGCGCAGGGCAGCTCGTGGGGCCCCAAAGGACCATGGGTCACACGTCCGAGCCGCGACACACTCGCGCAGGCGGCAAGTGGGCTGATGGCGAAAACCGGGATGCCGTCGGACCCGCCCCTCGCGGCCGGAATCCTCGTCGCCGATCATTCGGGCGGTCTCAGCCTCGCGTCAGGAATCCTCGCCGCACTCTTTGCGCGCGAGCGCACCGGACAGGGTCAGCGCGTCGACGTCTCGATTTACGGCACGATGATCGCGATGCAGGGAATGGAAATTAACTACACGTCAATCACGGGCGAAGAGCCCGAGCGCGCCGGCCGCGGGCATCAGTTCCTGCATGGCGTATGGGGCGCATATCGCACCAGGGACGGGCACATCTGTATCGCGGGCGTCGATGAAAAACGCTGGCCAACATTCTGCAAAATCATGGGCATCCAGCATCTCGAGAAAGATCCCGCCTACAGCGACAACGTCGTGCGTAATTTTCATGGCGAAAAGATCCAGGCCGTGCTCGACGAAATCTTCCCCACGAAGACGACGGCCGAATGGCTCAAGGAGCTCAACGACGCCGACATCCTCGTGACCGAGGTCGTTGACTACCGGTCAATCCTGAAAAGCGAACAGGCCCGCGCCAACGGCTACCTGCTGCCGCTCGACCATCCGGTCGCGGGCAAAGTGCTGGTGACCGGCACTCCTGTTACGGTAAACGGTGAAGTGCCATCCGAGGCGCAGGCAGCGCCGGAGCACGGTCAGAACACAGAGGAGGTCCTGCTCGAGCTCGGCTACTCCTGGGAAGAAATCGGCGAACTGCGAGAGTCAGGCGCAGTGTAG